ttaatttttttcataactatataatctaaatagtatgtaagaaatttaaataactATCTAATCTAAATAGTATGTAAGAAATGAAATGAGGATCGTACTGGTTCTAAATTTTTGGGGACAACTAGAAAGTAGTTGAAGAAGGAAGTATACAACAAGACGACTTGGAacgaaattaaaaaaaaaggttggaaAAAGTAAAGGAGAGTGACTGTCTATATTTATGgatcattaaaaatttaataaaataggaGGTAGtcatagtaataaataaataaataaaaatggttgAGAAAGGCAAGTGGGAGGAAGGAGGTGAGGTGTTGGtagcgtgtgtgtgtgtgtgtgagagagacagAGGTATAAACAGAGAAGGCGCGAAAGCGGAGTGAGAGTCCCTCCCGCGcgctccctctccctcgcctcgCTTCGCTTCCCTTCACTTGGTGTCgggcagggcagggcagggcaggCCAGGCCACCGCCCCATGGGGCACGGCCTCAGCTGCACCCGCGAAACCCACGACCACCACCTCTTCCGCGCCGCGCaggccgccgacgtcgacaCCCTGtccgccctcctcgccgccgatccCGCGCTCGCCAGCCGCGCCACCATCTACGACCGCCTCACTGCCCTgcacatcgccgccgccaatggCCGCCTCCAGGTGGTCTCCGTGTTGCTCGATCACGGCGTTATGCCGGACGTCTTCAGCCGGAAGAAGCAGACGCCGCTGATGCTGGCGGCCATGCATGGCAACACCGACTGCGtcctcgccctcctccgcgccggtGCCACCGTCCTCACCTTCGACTCGCCGCGCGCCAGGACCTGCCTCCACCACGCCGCCTACCACGGCCACGCCGACTCCCTCCAGgccatcctcgccgccgcggaggggTCCgggcccgtcgccgcctcctggGGCTTCGCGCGCTTCGTCAACGTCAGGGACGAGCAGGGCGCCACGCCGCTGCATCTCGCCGCGAGGCAGGGCCGGCCTTCCTGCGTCCGCCTCCTGCTCGACAAGGGCGCCATCGTGTCCGCGCACACCGCCGTGTACGGGTTCCCCGGGAGCACGCCGCTGCACCTGGCCGCACGCGCCGGCAGCGTGGACTGCGTCCGGGAGCTGCTCGCCTGGGGGGCGGACCGACTACAGAGGGACTCGGGCGGGAGGATCCCGTACGCGGTGGCGCTGAGGCGGGGCCACCGCGCGTGCGCGGCGCTGCTgaacccggcggcggcggagcccaTGGTGTGGCCGTCCCCGCTGAAGTTCATAGCGGAGCTGGAGGCGGACGCGAAGGCTCTGCTGGAGGCGGCGCTCATGGAGGCGAacagggagagggagaagaggaTACTCGGGCAGAAGCAGCACAAGGgtcagggaggaggaggcatgagcgccgaggaggaggagtcggagtccgaggaggaggaggc
This is a stretch of genomic DNA from Oryza brachyantha chromosome 1, ObraRS2, whole genome shotgun sequence. It encodes these proteins:
- the LOC102707171 gene encoding probable E3 ubiquitin-protein ligase XBOS31 — encoded protein: MGHGLSCTRETHDHHLFRAAQAADVDTLSALLAADPALASRATIYDRLTALHIAAANGRLQVVSVLLDHGVMPDVFSRKKQTPLMLAAMHGNTDCVLALLRAGATVLTFDSPRARTCLHHAAYHGHADSLQAILAAAEGSGPVAASWGFARFVNVRDEQGATPLHLAARQGRPSCVRLLLDKGAIVSAHTAVYGFPGSTPLHLAARAGSVDCVRELLAWGADRLQRDSGGRIPYAVALRRGHRACAALLNPAAAEPMVWPSPLKFIAELEADAKALLEAALMEANREREKRILGQKQHKGQGGGGMSAEEEESESEEEEACNICFEQACSMEVKECGHQMCAACTLALCCHSKPNPKTLLLHPPSCPFCRTTISRLVVATKKPRLSRRRSRSSSFKGLSSAMGSLCSFRLVDGGDLAHIKPSLH